CTCCTTATTTTACTCTGTTTGTATAAAGAAAAGTAGTTGTCCACTTTTTGGTATGGCACTTTTGGAGGGTTCCTTTTTTCCCTTTTCTGGGGAACAGGCTGGATCGAATTCAGCAAATGTCCATACATGAGGGGGTTATACAAATGCAATAATAATTCCTATACATTCATTCCATCAGGTTATTGGGAAAGGATAACTTAAATTATAATCTCAATTTTAGACTAGAATATGATTTCTCTTCCAAGCTTGCCTTTATACTAAAAGAATCTAGATTGGGAATAAAAGAATGAATCTTCCGAGGTTGCCTATATATGATAACAAGCTCAAATACTCACTTTCCAGTCATGTGGATTCAAATGTACTTAACTTtcttatatttaaattttatttaatttattcttGAGATAAAACTGGATAAAGAGAGAAATAGTTGTACTGTAATTGGACAGTCCAACTATTAGACAACACTTGTCACTATGTTGTAAATTTGATAAATTTACATGAGAAAACTTTAAATTGGATGGTCCTAACAACGTCAGGGCATTAGTTATCTATTAGTATAAGAGTCGGTCAAGATAGACCATGCCATAATATCATGTTCAAGGGTGCAAATGGCTATACGGTTAGTAAGGACAAGAAAGAAGCATAAGTTCTCCCTGTATTAGGTAGGATAGGAATCACAAAGGAGGACTAAACGAAACCAAGAGATAATAAGAACCTGAACACTACATTTAAAAGGACGGAGATGAGAAGCAGCACGCATTTTATAGTATCAAATGAAAAGACAAAAAGAAAGGAAAGGTTGCCACAAATAAACTTATAAGATACAAAAAGATATAAAAGTTATTTCTCTGTTGAATAGGTAATGAAATATCAGGAAGGTAGTTCTAACTTCTACCCTCTTAttaaaaaataacttttgaaGTAACTAATTAAAAGCTGCAATGGAAGTAacttataaaaaaaaatgcaAAGTATATACACATCAGCAGCCAGTACATATCCACTTATTATATCATATTTTCCTTCCCATTCATCTTTCCATTTTCCCCTTTCTAAAGCAACTCTTCCACATTAAGAATCAAAGGAAAATGTTCAGAGCAACTTCAAATCACAATACTCAGCAGCCAACATTTCACAAGACTAAAACACCACATAAAGCTATGTGCTTTAACCTTTCCTTAAGCATAATTTAAGTGACAGTCAAAGTCAAAGCTTAAGAAATATCCCACCCACAAGCACACTCAAAGTCATTCACACACATGGTCATTCACTTCAAGGACAATATGGCAAATGACAATCTTAAAACTACTTACTCCACTCCACTATAAGTGATTTTTAAGGTTTTGACACACCAATAAGAAGATCACTTAATTACATTTATTATGACGGTTATTTGACTAAATTAACATTTATCTCTCCTCAACATAAATACATTAGCATTGGAAGACTATGAATTTGTTCAAATCATTTATTAGACAAGGGTAAATTTGGGAAAATGTTTAATACCTTCTTGCTTTTTAAAAAAGTCACTGATTTGAACCAAATTTTAAACCGGAGGGAGTATCATCCAAAAAATCCATCCTACTAAACAACCATAACTACCACCTAATGacaaaatcatgaaataaaaaaatagaatatACATTTCAACATCACCAAACAAAATTAATAGGAAATCAAATTCcagaattaaaataatatttcttcTTGATACACTTTACTTTTTACTCTGTTCCAACAAAAAATGATACTTACTTCTTTATATTTAGAAggactttaattttaaaattcacaATTTATAATTTATATATGCCAGCTAAAATACAAAATGTGCATATGAGTGTAAAATTACCCCAGTAACCTTCACATACTGTCCATCAACAGCACCTCTAAGCTCAGCATCAGGAAATCTTCTTAAAAAACCCACCAAGCCTCGTTCTTTATAGCCATAATTCCACAGTAAAATCACCAAAATTGGCGCTAAAATTCCACCTACACCCACTAAAATCACCGATTTTTTAACTGCCGCCATCACAAAAGCACCCGCCATTAAAGCCATTAGTAACACAACAAGTAAAACCCACATTGCCACTCTTGAAACCCTAAAACCCATTTTAATTTCATCGCTCAAGCTCGTAACGGCTGAACCGTAGACTACTTTCTTAAACGAACCGGCCGGTTCGAGCTGGCCGGACCGTCGACCAATACTGGAACTCAGCGGACCGGAGGTAATGAGACCGGTGGGCTGAATTGGTGTCATTATTGGACCGGAACCGGAGGAAGAGGATCTTTTCGGAATTGGGCCGGAGTTAGGCCCGGATCTGACGGGTCCGGATCCACTATTATGCTGTGAAGAAGATGAAGGCCTCAGAATTGGCGGGCCCCCAAGAGGGTGGAGGTGGTCCCCAGTTGAGAAATCGATGCCGTACATTTTTCCAAGCTCGCCGGACTTTTTAACGTCGCCGCCGGTGTAAGGAACGGCACGAGATGCGACTGTGGGTTGTTTTTCCTTGTGTTGTTCGGGTCGGCCCGAGACGATTAACCCGTTGCTTAGCTGGTGCGACCCGGTTCGAGAACCCATTTTTTAGAGAATGAGAATCCAAAGTGAAGCTGTGAAGAAAGAGGAGAGTGTGGGTTTGGAGTGTGAAAGTGTAATGTAGCTAATGGAGTGGAAAAGGAGGTGATAGAAATTGGAAAGTGGAGAGTGGGGATTTGAAAAGACAAAAAAGGACATATTATTATGTATTTATAATGACATTTGTCTTACAAAGAGTATTTTAAATAAGATGATTAAGATTCCGCCTACTTTAATTAGATATCTCGAGTTCAAAATTTAGATATAGTGATCTCGTTTAGTAGTTGGTTAGGAGAAAAATTATTCATATATTAGGGCAACATAACTTATGCAATGTTTGGTAGCCGTCAGTTATTTTGTACAAAATTCAGCATAACTAATATCATATTTGGTTGTCATTTTATAATTCTACATAaataatacatgtataagttatgagtcaatctatgtattattttatgcaagatagaagatgaaataattaatacatgtattaataattaaaatattgAAATGATAAATTTACCCCTTTCATTTTACACATAAATGCGTCCTTCTATAGATTGATTTATATCAAATCATTTGGAGAACAAGCATGAAGATATTGATGCTATCACTGCTAGGCTCTTCCTCTTCTCAATCTATTAGAGACAAAATCAGTAAATAAGTATTttactttaaaatttatataatttatatCAATTTCTAATACAACAAaccaaatatttaaaaataataatcaatacGTAACTAATTCATGTATAACTTATACCTGCATAACTAATCTCTGCATCACTTATTCATACATAACTAATACATGCATAACTCTAATCGGCAACCAAACCGACAACCAAAGGACCCCTTCTTAAATGTTCGATAGCGTTTGAAAATGCCTATGATAAATGCGATGAAGGGACAATAATTTTCCATCCCTTAAGTTTTAGTTTTGGATAAAGAAAATCTTTAAAAAGTACAGGATTTGCTCCTTTTAAAGATCCTTCTAATTCAATTAACTCGACCAATGAATTTTAATTAGAtagttaaaatttaaaaaaatgtacTAGTATTTCTTTAGAAAGTAAACTTATGATTTAACTAAGACTCATCTCAATGAATGCACTTTCTTAAGTTTTGATATAATAAATAATAGTATATTATTAGAAAGATTAAAGTATAATTAAACTAAATATGTTGTATTCCCATGCACGCTTTACGTTGTATTAGTAGTTGCTAATAAAAAAGGAGTGCTAAAGCAGAGTGGAGATTTAGGGGCTTGAAAATACAAAGATGGACCTTTGTTTAGAGATATTAACATTTGTGTCCCTGTCTATAAATAGCTGTACAACATGCGCTGTCTTTTTTTCCAATCTAGGAGGTTGCTAAACacttttttgttttatattatttcttttataagTATTTTTATGATGTTATTTGTTACTAATAAAAAACCAATGAGGTTCGGACTTCGGTGGAAGATTGTCAATAtaatccatcaattcttgttttttttttctgattgatattaattattatatattttatgcATTAAATTACTTAATTTTCATGTCCTTGTAATTATTTTCTCCATTATGTTTATTTGTGTCGGTAGCAAATTAGCCATTGCCATCTGTTGGTCCTAGTTTGGTAAGTGAATAGATTGTTCAATAAAGGTCCCAATTTGTACTAATAATTAGTATGTGTATGATTTTGTCAATAACATGTACTGAATCTAATAAGGTCACTTTCAATTAGATTAAAACAAAATCAATTGGACTAATGATATCTCAAATTGAAATAAAAGTTTTCCTACATGTCATACTTTGAACTGATTACATATCATTCTAGTATTATCTTAGCCTTCGTTTTCTATTATTACCTATTATTTATCTTATGTTGGCTTTATTATTACCTATTGATttgttattttgatgttgttattgttcttgcatttattatttttaacattGCTTCTTTActattattcttctttttcaaacaTGATGTGAATTGTTTCtcttaagccgagggtctatcagaaacaatcTCTTTACTTTCGCAAGTTAGGGTTAAGATCTGCATACACGTTATTTTTTCCAAATTCCACACTGTGAGAACATACTGTATATGTTATTATTGTAGTAATATACAGTagcaattttttttgtttttggtagAAAGACTATTTATTATGTGATGAATAATCCAACAAATGAGTGAGGCAAAAGGCAGGTTGAAAAAAGAAGGAAATTGAGAAATGTCAATATAGGTTTGTTCAGTATTTAATGTAACTTTGATTAATGATTTATAAATATGAATTTTTTTTCCCTTGTGATTCAAGATTTTCTCTCCTTTGATTTGTTCAACAAAAATAACTTGAGttaaaaaaaaatcactttttaaTGTGTATGTGTCATGTGCTTTTAAATTTCCACTACTTAATATAAAGTAGACATAAATGCCTTTTATATCACTATCTTTATTTTATTGATCACAAATCTAATCCCACCATAAATTGTCAAATGAATACAAAATAAAACAAGAGATACAAGCTTTTAAATATTCTTATTTAttacatattttttttatttttttcagctTCTCTAATACTATTTGTCTAAGGATATTATTATTTAAAGAACTTGACTGGCATGACATAATTAAATGCATACATAAAATGATTAGCAAAAAAGAAAACTTGTTCACTTACTCAATATGGAAGAaaagatataaaaaaaatatacaaaagaaggacaaGATTGGCTTGTTATAATACATAGATTACAACATAGTTTTGGCCAATAAATAATACTTAGAAACATTTGTGTAAAGGGAAGAGCTCTTCATACAAGTCAAAATTTCATGGACGTAAATGTAATTTTGCGTACCAAAAAAAGATATAACCTGTTGATTGGGGATTCAGTTAGTACCTAAAGAAGCATAATATAAATATACTAAGTATATTTTAAAACTTTCAACTTGTTAAGTTATTTTAATCACTTTCAAATCTTATGTCCAACAAGTGGAGGATAATCTTTTGCTTTCTTAAGTTAACTGAAATTAGTAAATACACATCTTACTAATTCTCAAgtgtaataaaaaaataaaataaaaaataactctgtaacgacccgaccagtcgttttgagctctagcgcgtcattcagcggtttgagaccttgagcagtttcacttcaggtattatgacttgtacgcgtggtcgaaatttaatttaggaaagttcggagttgatctagaaagaaaattctaatttcgggagccttaagttggaggaattgactaaagtgtaatTTTTGAGCATACggcctcgaaatcgggatttgaaggttccaacaggtttgtatgatgattttggacttggatgtatgtccggatcggtttttggatgactcgggaatgtttcggcgcctatcgtggaagttggcattttggaaggatttcataaatttggtttggagtgcatttcaatgctatcgatgttcatttgggatttcgagtctgggaatagttccgtatggtgattctggtattgggagcacgtccggaagtggatgtggaggtccgtaggtcatttcgggattatttggtgaaagttggaattttgaagatttttgagaagtttgaccgggagtggactttttgatatcgaggtcaaattctgattccgcaagttggagtaggtctgtaatgtcaaatgtgacttgtgtgcaaaatttgaggccaatcggacgtgatttgataggtttcggcatcgaatgtagaagtttgaagttctaaagttcattaaactcgaattggggtgagattcatgattttgatattgtttgatgtgatttgaggcctcgagcaagtttatgttatgttatgggacaagttggtgtgattggacggggtcccgggagcctcgggtgtgtttcggggtggtttcgggtCAAATTTGGGATGAAAAGTTGTTGTTGGTTTGCTGTTTTGCTCATAATGGTGTTGTCTTTCGCGAATACGGGAGAAGGGGCACGATCGCAAAGAAGGATTCCTGGGCTGGTGATTTTGCCCTACGCGAATGCGGTGAGGGGCATGCGAACGCGTAGGTGGGCCTGGCAGTGCTTCGCGAATGTGGAGGCccaaccgcgaacgcgaagaagagatGAGGGAGCGGGGCCTGGAGCAGttgaccttcacgaacgcggctactggaacgcgaatgcgaagaggaaattggaggcagtgtttctttggccttcgtgatcgcgatggtctttccgcTATCGCGAAGAAGGTcgcctgggcagtgaggttttaaaAACGGGAGTTTggccattttcatttcatttttctccatgggagccgacctaggagcgattttaGAGCACCATTTTCATCAACAAGCATGAggtaaatgatttttactagttgtgagtttcatacaaggtttatacatagATTTAGGCACAAAAACTTGtgtaaatttggaattttgaagcaaaacctaaaaatttatattttttgaattttgaccactaatttgggcatggaattgagaataaatcatatattgagttcgtaatgttatagataatgtttatcttcgcaaattttcggaatccgggcacttgggcccgagggttgctttatcggcttttcgagaggagttgggaatttgtctaaattgatttgttatgagtattagagtatatttttattggtttgcacattgtttgattagttttggagcgacgggcatcgatTTTGAGGTGTTAAAGGGCTCTGGAGCCGGTAATgaaatttcggagcaaggtaagtcttctgtctaactctgtgagggggaaaaactacccctaggtgatgtatttaatGTATGaaacttgttgcggggactacgtacacacgaggttaCGAGAGTCCATatgtagttagattcatgttattgtccgggtagacttaggcttACATCATGTTATAGCTGTACTActtgagcagtctctcgcctatttaattcctctgttttacattactattTGAGACTAGAATTTCTTTGTAGAGACTTTACGAGTTCATGATTAATCACCGAATAATGTTACTCCTCTTCCGGCATGTTCCCAGGATATATACATATACGTTTCATTGAAagatttttgttaaagaaattacaactcacacgcttatttgtgagtggggtcaaggacccatcaaaacttcttattcttatgggatcgggccgttcgcctcagcagaatTGTGTATTTCACTTTTatgagatcgggtcgttcgcctcgacatgatttatgtaccacactctcatgggagcgggtcgttcgccttggcagtttaatagatgcatctatggttcgtgccgttcgaccctcggaaGTGCACCGTTTAAATatttttgttggatcgggccgtacgcctcggcatttcctatatcatatcctcatgtaatcgtgcgtaatattcggCAAGAAGCCAGGGTATCTGTAAATTTTCCACcgattcgaattataacaacctgCTTGGTGAGATCTAGTACacacacataatatatatatatatatatatatatatatattctctaatATAGTGTTTAAAGATCGTGCAATATTCTCTAAAATTATTCATTTCATATTTAATCAATTTATAGCAAGGTTTCTATATATGGTAAAGTCGTTATGAAAAATATTAACGAATTCAATGGTTGAATAAACCTGTGAATTAGTGTTCCCCTTCTCCAAAACTAAAACCCTTATCACTCAACTCATTATATTAAACAAACAATTGAGCTAATCATATGCTTCAAATAATGATGTCAAGTACATGACCAACTTGTGGGGAAACCATATAATTAAAATTAGGCATAAGAAAGCTACTATTTGTACCTTATGTTTGGTACTCGAGAAAAGCAATAATTGATAGTATTAATGATTAGTGTCTAACTAGATTGTTTTCTCTGTTtattttttccaaatttattgcgttttttttttcttttctttctattcGTTAAATATTGTTTGACTTCGTAAGAAGACGGGTATTCACTTAATTAATGAATATTCTCAACAAGTTTTGCATGTTGATTTTCAAATTCAAGGCGTATAGATTCAAAACAATTCTCAGCATAAATGAGAAATCACAATGATTCAAATATATATAAACACTATAAAGAATTCGTGAAATTATGTTATCGTAGGACATGTTCTTGGAGGCGTTTTGCAATAAATTCAAAGTATATGAAAATAAATTTGATTTATTAGTCTAATATTGTTTGACAAAAAAGAAACTCTAATAATTTATAGATCGTCCATTTACTTTTAAGAGAAAACTAATGTAAAGGACAACATAGTGTGCACAAGGCATCTCTTGTTCATATAGGGTCCGTGGAAGGGCCGCAACAAAAGGAATGTGATATAAACAACCTACCTAATGCAAACATTAGTGGTTACTTCCACGGTTCAAACCCGTTATCTATAAGTTACACAGAGTTAGAGGAAATTTTTTATAAACCACTATAGTTTAGAGCCTAATAACTATAATTTGTCTAATTACCATTCGTAACTTGTTTAATTATTACTAACTTGTATCATTTGTATTCAAATGCGCAACGATTACAGCCTGTGTCAACTGTATTCGTTCGCGCAAAGAATCCAACATGTATCAACTGTATTCGTTCGCACAATTGTATTTATTCGTGCAACGAATACAATACGTATCAAACTGTAACCAAGGCGAAATAAAGGATGTATACAAATGATACAACTTGTATCAACTACATACAAGGGTATATACAAAGGATACAATATGTAATAACTGTATTTGTTCCGCAACGAATACAATTAagataaatacaaaaaaatagaaaaataaaatattcttgTTGAGATTCGAACTCAAGACCTTCGCTAGCTAAGCAAAcgctctaaccaactgagctacAAATATACCCTTTTTTTGTAGTGCTTGTTTCAGCTCAAAATAATTAATTTCTTATTTCatggatttgctataaaatttaaatatagctACGGATGGTAAATTTGCCGAAAGTATAGCTACGAATGGTAAATAAAATGTAAATATTCGATGTGTCGCGTAATTTTTCCATAACGTTATCGTCAATCCGAGACTGATTTAATTGGGCCTCCCTTGAGCCCAGTTGACATTATCTGCTTTTGAGTTTGGGCCTGGGAGTCACTTCTAAGCCCAATAAAATTGCTAATTGACTATCCACACTTGAAAAGGACCTCACATAATCTGCTTTAAGTGAAAAGGCATGGGCTTGACTGTCCAACTTGCATAGCAACTCCATTGAAGAAGACATAATTCAAGATATTTCACACTATGAGAATTGCAGTGGGAACCTTTTTCTAATATATTTTCACATAATATTAATGTGATAACTTGGTGAAAGAT
This sequence is a window from Nicotiana tomentosiformis chromosome 5, ASM39032v3, whole genome shotgun sequence. Protein-coding genes within it:
- the LOC104117574 gene encoding uncharacterized membrane protein At1g16860; this translates as MGSRTGSHQLSNGLIVSGRPEQHKEKQPTVASRAVPYTGGDVKKSGELGKMYGIDFSTGDHLHPLGGPPILRPSSSSQHNSGSGPVRSGPNSGPIPKRSSSSGSGPIMTPIQPTGLITSGPLSSSIGRRSGQLEPAGSFKKVVYGSAVTSLSDEIKMGFRVSRVAMWVLLVVLLMALMAGAFVMAAVKKSVILVGVGGILAPILVILLWNYGYKERGLVGFLRRFPDAELRGAVDGQYVKVTGVVTCGSIPLETSFQQIPRCVYASTELLEYKGCGGKSAHPRQRCFSWGRRHSEKHVADFYISDFQTGLRALVKAGYGAKVAPFVKPITVVDITKSNRELSPNFLRWLADRSLSSDDRVMRLKEGYIKEGSTVTVMGVVRRQENVLMIVPPAEPISTGCQWTRCLLPTYVEGLILTCDDIQNADVIPV